The sequence below is a genomic window from Lolium perenne isolate Kyuss_39 chromosome 4, Kyuss_2.0, whole genome shotgun sequence.
CATGTTTATCTTATCTACCATGCATATCTAGTTTGCTAACTACCGTTCTTAGTTGAATATGTATAGAATTTGTAGCATGTTGTATATAGTCTTCTCGTGGGTTGGTTATAAAAGAAATTCTATATGCTCAAGATGAAAAGAGAAGAAGGGTAGGTCAGAAGGTGATAAAAGTAAAGTATTCCCTCCATTGCAGGAACGTTATATCTTAGATCTATATATATCAAAAAATAGATATTATGTTGATGCATCTAAATGTAGTCAAGTATGAGGCATTTGATGAGATAGAGGGAGTAGTAAACACGGGTGGACTAGGGTGGAGAAGAATTGGATAGATGATTCGTGCCAAGCGACCAATCATTTGTGCCCTAGTATAGTCCATATACATGTGTACTTATCCATACTTGTAGCAGCTTGTGGATCTGACTTCCCTTTAATAAAACGCAACGACCGGATACATAACACAACTTTATCCACAGCTTACTACGTACTCCGTTTCTTGGATCATTCGCCATTTCGCCAGTTGACTTGCTCCGAAATTCAGGAAACCCATTGGGATGCAATGATCGATGCACATAGTAATAGGGATACGCGTAGATGTAGCAGTATTGTAGTACGGGGATGACTCTCAGCAGGGATGTAGTATCGGATTCTATCCGGCCGGAGACAGGGAACGGGATCACTGGCGCAGGCCGCAGCAGAGCATCCGATGGTCGCGGCTGCGTCGATGGCTGCGCGGACACGCCAATCTCACTGTTCCCCACCCAACAGCAATGGAAACTCAATCCAGCGAGCACCAATGATGGCCAGGAAACCGAGCCGAATGGGTGACTGGTGCGTGCCGAAATGGCACGCATTCATGCCGAGTACGAGATGCGTGGAGTGGCATCCGGCATCTCGTCCTGGGCAACCAGACCGGCACGCAGCAGATCGAGCAGAGTGGCAGTTGCGATTCAATGGGGTGGTTTTCGTTGTTGGTATCCAGCAGTTATGTCCCGTTTTCTTTTCTTGGCTGGATCGAACAGATGGAACTGCGAGTCTTGATTGGTCACTTGCAGTATAGGGTAACGCGGATTTGTTGTTGTTTTTCTGCAGCTGGAGCTGCGAGTGTTGATTGGTCACTTACAGTATAACATATATAGTTTCTAATTACATTTGGTAGTATACAACTTGTGTCATGTTGATCAAATTGACAACGTAGAGCAGTACTATACCACACGAATAACATCATGGAAATCAAATGAGAAAATCCTTCGAAAACATAAATCATGCTCGGCTCCTTTTTATTGAGCCTAGCCACAGATCATTACGAGTGATAAAATCTTACAATTTTTTGAAAATAATCTATACCACACGAATAACATCATGAAAATATCTGATAGTTCAAGACGTCGATGTAGACCTAACAAAACCCCACCGACTAGGATTTAGCAAAACAGAGGATAAATTATCACCTTACACACATGATATCGACGAAGATTTAGTGGTACGAAGATCACTAGGCTATATGAACTTTTAATTGCTTGCATGACACAAGTAATGTTATTTTTTGAATTTCAGGGTCGAATTGAGGCTTTCGACGGCCTTAAGGTTGTAGACCTCACACATAAGTTTGACTTGGTGGTGGTACAATGACAAAGAGTAGAGATTGGTCATGGCCTTTAGCGATTCAGCCTCAGCTTCTTAAACATCGGTTGCCCATATCAAACTATGTTGGAAGTATTTCattaatttgaattttttttcttGCTACACTTGATGAATGAAATATTTGGACGCACAAATCGCTTTTGCAATGCTTTGCAAAAGGAGGGATCAAGATACTGTGAATGCAATGGACCTTCTCGCGGACACAAAGGTAGAATTGGATTGTTTTGAGAGATGATGTTGGATGGAAAGAATTTCTTGATAACATCACTTCTTTTTGTGTAAAGCACCGTCTCAAAGTTGTTGACATGGATGCTGCGAGCAAGGAGGTTCTATAAAGATGCCATTAATTACCACCGATTTCATGTTGATATGTTTTTGGGTGTCATTGATAGGCAACTTTAGGAGCTTAATAGCAGATTTGATGAGGTAAATAAGGGGATACTTAGATGCATGACATGATTTAGTCGAGCCAAGTCATTTTCTGCTTTCAATGTTGAGAACTTGATTAAGCTTGTTGAATTCTATCCTCATGATTTTGACTTTAAAGCATTGGTCAAACTTCCTTTTCAAATGGAATGTTATATTAATGATGTGAGTAAGGACGAAAACTTCACAAATTTGAGAAGTCTAACAGAGTTTTCGATGATGCTTGTTAAAACAGATAGGATCCTTCGGTATCACGTTATTTACAAACTTCTGAAATTGGTGCTAGTTCTGCCCGTTGCAACTGCTGGTGTTGAGAGGGTTTTTTCTTCAATGAAATTTATCAAAGATAAGCTAAGAAGTAAGATGGGCCAAAGATTCTTGAATGGTTGCTTTGTTACATTCATTGAGAGGGACTTCTTGCAAGTTAAGGATGATGGCATCATTACTAGTTTTCAAGCCCCTCGAGAATCGAAAAGTTATTCTATAACTTGTAAGCTTTCCTTTCATTTTgctaatttctatcctttatatgTTAcagatgtttctttgttatgttgAACATTACAACTTATATAAGTTTACCAATTTCATGTTATGATTAATTCAATGATTCTGTGAACTTAGGCTCAAATTGTTTCATACAATCTGTTTTCTTGTTCTTCTATGTAGTATACCATTATAGAACTATATGATGCTATAACGATAGTATGCGCCAAAACTTCGTTTTGGAGAAAAAAAAATTTGGACCCTTTCAAAATTTTAATACAAACTCTCAAAATCCTGGGCCCGCCGCTGGTCATGGGTCTGCCCGGTGATGGCTACCGTATCCCTCTTTGTTATACCTATATTGAGATTTTCTTCACAGGTACTTTCTCTGAGTAACAAAATAAGTGCCTTTTGTAGTAGTTTTAAGCTTAAACATAATGTAAGCCTTTCTTATCCTCCCAAGTGTGCTCGAATTGTTTCTATTTAGCCCACATCATAAGTTTCATAAACCGCATAGACAAATATTTTATTTATGAAggaaacaaaaagaaaaacatATCTAGAGATAATTGATGGATAATATTGGTATGGTTTATCTAAGACTCATAATACTAGTGCTAGTCCATAGCTTGAGTATGAACGGGTTTCATCCAACGTAGCACCACTACCTGAACTGGTGGATGTGCCAGATCCGTGGTCGGCTGTCGAGCCTCAGAGACATCCATGCATTGCACTATTTGAAAGGTCTTGAACATGCAACGGAGCAAGGATGCTCTTCTAGTTCCAGGATATATGGTGGATGCTCCGGCGATACCCATCGGCAGCGATAGGTCATGTTTAGGTTCATAGTAGGACGACATGTTAGTTTGTTTTCATATGGCATTCCATGTTGTTTCATGGGTCTTCATCTCTGTTGTCTTGGCACAGATGTCCAATATGTTAGTTTTTTTTTGTATGACTTTTGCATTTTCCGCGTGTCGTGAATGGTTGGTATATGGAGAGTGAAATACACAGTTTAGTCTAAATGATGTCTAAGATAAAAAATGATACGTATTAATAGAAAGATGCGTCCATCCAGTCTTCATTTTCACCACCACGATTAAGTTTCATTCGTAACCGATCAAGTTTGATGCCAAATTAAAGTAGATCATCCACCATATATATACTCTATGTATATATATTTTTAGTGGGATATAGACAATAGTTTTGGAATAAATGGCAAGTGTGTAACCTAAGAAACCGTGTGATAGGCGAAATCACGACGAGACGAACGTATTGGTATACCATTTTTGGTGAGTAACTTGGTGGGCTCACATAACAAAGATAGGATGCTGCTCGTAAAGGATATGTTCCAATCCAAGGTCGAGTGGAAACGGTTGCGATCTTCATCCAATGCACACatatcaaaagaaaagaaaagaaaagaaaacggaAAGCTGATCGATCTTAATCGCGAAAAGAAGCAAACATACTTTCCGATCAAGTAACCTGATGGAAGAATACCCGAATTAGGTCGAGCACGCACACATGTGTTAGCGAGAGATGCTCATCCCCAAGTTTCCTAGCTCTCCAATGATGGGCCAGCTTTTGCCAGGCCGATATATTCGGTCCCTGCATAGAGTAGCATGGACGCAAAGCACTCGCCTCCGTGGACGTACGCACCGTATCCGTTTATACGTGGATCCTCTACGTACCGGCCAGTACCCTTAAAAAAAATTCATACTAGACTAGAGTATACGTGGAGTATGCATTATTATCACCGAAGGCAAGCCACTGAAATGAAAAATAAGGATTAGCTAGCTCAAGTAGGCGATCACGAGGAGGAGGGAGTGCCAAGGCGAACATGGGCTATGGCGGATAAAGGTGGCGCATGCCGTGGCTGTAAAGTGGGCGGGGACGATGCTGACATTTCCCCGTCGTCACGTGAGACATTCAATGTCGACGGGTAAAAGGCGGCAGGAGGTTAAACAAAAAAAAAGGGAAAGGCAGCGTATTTAAAGGCGTACGCAGATGAGGCGTGCCAGCGCGGCAGCGAGGGTGGTGGCGTGTTGCTTCCGCAGCACTCCACACATTCCGATCTGTCATAAATCGCCCTACGGCTACGACGGTGTATGCAATGCATGATGAGCAGTAAAAGGAGAACTACTGTGTGACGTTTTGATCTTCTCGTGCTGGCACGGTGAATGACACACATTGACACTGGATACCAGCATAGTAGTAATATCCAGCATGGGAGCGGCAGCGAGAAAGGTGGCGAGGGTTTTGGCCTGATGCAAGTAAAACACCATCCACAGCCAGACGCAGATCGAGTGAGCGGGGAAGGGCCAAAGATTgccaacattcattcattcattcagagCCCGCATGGCGTCTCGATGTGGATAAGAACCAACTGCACGGCGAAACTTTTCACCAGATGCATGCGTCGATCCGATCGGGTCAGTCGTGGATCCGTCCGTCCTTCTCTCACGTAGGAGTACCTAGCTACTACGTACACATCGTGCATTGCATCGCATGCAAGACCGAAGAGTCTCCGATCAAAGTGTTTTACGGAGACGACAGAGGCTGTAATGCCGGTGGTTGTGCCTAGCTAGTCTTTTGACAAGTCCCCGCGCGCGTCTGGATCTCTTGTGTGTTGGTGGTTCCATGAGAGGACGTACTCATCAGCTTTGCATTGCTTTGGTGACTGCCTCATCGTAATCAAGCAGCATTGTTGGCATGGGGAGACACCAATTAAGCGCCATCGCATGGCTTAACAGTACGCTGATTCAATCGGGGTTGCCCGGCCGGGGCCGTGCTCCTCGATCTCACTGTGCGTATCTGTATCGCTGTAGCAGCGCACGGATCAAACCCCCCGTTTCATCCGTCCAGGGCCTCGAGCGCCAAGATTAAGATCGAAAACCACCCCATGTATTGTTGGGTAGATCAGTGCAACTTCTCCGTGAGGCCACAGGAGAGCCAGCAGCAGGGCCTGGAGGGCAAGAAAGCCTCTCGCTGGCGTGGTGGACCCAGCCGGGTGGCGGGCCCGACAGCTCAGCGGTGACCTGGACCGCAGCACCGCGTGACACGTCGTGATGGGCGTATAAATACGCGCGCGTAGCGCAGGGCGTATTTAAGTCCGCCTTTCATCCCTCTACGCGCTCCTGCATCGCTTGCCGGCCCAGCTGCCGCCCTTCCCGTGATGGGGACAATTCATTTTTACGATCATAAGCTAGCGCGCCCTCGAAGTTTACTACATTGCCAATTATTTATGGTCATTTTTGTATAATGCGTACGCACGGGGAAGGATACGTGCACTGTACACTGCACGCCGTGTAAATGTACGTTCCACGCACTCTACAAAGGCAGCCTTGTATTTGCTCGCTGCAGTCACTCCCACGGGGTACGAAGTATACTGCATGACATTGTGCAAAGGGTGGAATCGGTACTGTACATTCGAGTGTTTTTACTAATACTTACGTGGATCGGAGGCACTTATTCCGGACCTTCATAAAATTCTCAATTGTCCGTtcactttagagcatctccactcgcctTCCCATACGGTCGGGGCAAACTAAAAATTGGGACATGCCGATGCCTAACCGTGCACCATTACAACGGCCGACCCCAATACAATTTCATATATATATTTTAAATTTAAACAACAAATAAACTGTGATAATTTATTATAACTTAAATAAATGTTAGACATAATTCAACAAATTcaacatagcacacaaataatttAAGATCATCAAACCACACAAATTTAAAAGTTTAAATCACAATGacaaacaaataaacaaactagATGCCACCTTTGAGAATCCACaaatgctccaccagatcatcttgcagttgGTGATGAGTGTTGGAGTCTCGAACTTCTTGACGCCTGGCGAGAAAAGCAGCAAATGCGGGAGGCACATTGTGATCAACATCTGCAAGAGGATCTATCCGTTCATATGCTTCAGTGTCAAAAACTGGAAATTTCCTCTCACTCTTGACAATCATGTTGTGTAGTATGACAAAACATATCATAACCTCCCACATCTGCTCTTCGGACCATGTAAGAGCATGGTATCAGACAATGGCAAAGCGAGCCTGCAGCACACCAAATACCATCTCCACATCCTTTCTCGCAGCCTCCTGCATTTGAGCAAACCAAGCTTTCTTTCCTCCGGGTAAAGGGTTCGAGATCGTCTTCACAAATATTGACCATCTTGGATAGATGCTATCTGCAAGATAGTAGTCCTTGTCAtactggtggccattgatctcaaactGTACCGGAGGGGCATTGCCTTTGACAACCTTCTGGAACACATCGACAAGCATCCGAAGAGCCACTGTGGACTCTACCATGCGCATATAGTCATCCTATGTATAACCTGCAATTCCATAGGCAAGCATCCGAAGATCCATTGTGCATTTCTGAATTGTCGAGAAACCAAGCTCGCCGACGACGTCTCTCTTCAATTTGAAGTACTCGATCTCCCTCAAATTCTCGACTATCTTCAAGAAGAGTTTCCTACTCATCCGGAAACGACGGCGGAATACGATAACGTCGTGCAATGGATCGTCGGTGGAGTAGTCAGCGTAGAGCATGCAGTAGCCTTCCATCCTCTGCCTTGGCATGCTCTTGCGGCGCCCCGGCGTGGAGCCACCAATGACCGGCTTCTCCTCCTCGGCGATCATGTCCAAGAGGGAGACGAGGATCGTCAGATGCTCATCGTCTCCAGTGCGTCTTTGGTAGCAGCCGCGACAGTGGGCTCCTCGTCCATGAGTGCGGCCATGACGTCCTCGTCGTCCGAgtccactgatacgcgtacatcacgtgtccgttgggaaccccaagaggaaggtgtgatgcgtacagcggtaagttttccctcagtaagaaaccaagatttatcgaaccagtaggagccaagaagcacgttgaaggttgatggcggcggagtgtagtgcagcgcaacaccagggatttcggcgccaacgtggaacctgcacaacacaaccaaattactttgccccaacataacagtgaggttgtcaatctcaccggcttgctgtaacaaaggattagatgtatagtgtggatgatgattgtttgcagaaaacaatagaacaagtattgcagttgattgtattcgattaaaagaatggaccggggtccacagttcactagaggtgtctctcccataagataaatagcatgttgggtgaacaaattacagttgggcaattgacaaataaagagggcatgaccatgcacatacatgatatgatgagtattgtgagatttaattgggcattacgacaaagtacatagaccgctatacagcatgcatctatgcctaaaaagtccaccttcaggttatcatccgaaccccctccagtattaagttgcaaacaacagacaattgcattaagtacggtgcgtaatataatcaacaactacatccttagacatagcatcgatgttttatccctagtggcaacagcacatccacaaccttagaactttctgtcactctcccagatttaatggaggcatgaacccactatcgagcataaatactccctcttggagttactagcaaaaacttggccagagcctctactaataacggagagcatgcaagatcataaacaacacataggtaatagattgataatcaacatagcatagtattctctattcatcggatcccaacaaacacaacatgtagcattacagatagatgatcttgatcatgttaggcagctcacaagatccaacaatgaagcacaattaggagaagacgaccatctagctactgctatggacccatagtccaggggtgaactactcactcatcactccggaggcgaccatggcggtgaagagtcctccgggagatgattcccctctccggcagggtgccggaggcgatctcctgaatcccccgagatgggattggcggcggcgtctctggaaggttttccgtatcgtggctctcaaccgggggtttcgcgacgaaggctttaagtagggaggaagggcaggtcaagaggcgtccacgggggccccacacagcagggccgcgcggcccccgtaGGCCGCGCTGCCCTCACCGTGGCGgcgcccgtggccccacttcgtgactccttcggtcttctcggaagcttcgtgtgaaaataggcccccgggcattgatttcgtccaattccgagaatatttccttactaggatttcgaaaccaaaaacagcagaaacaaagaatcgctcttcggcatcttgttaataggttagtgccggaaaatgcataaatatgacataaagtatgcataaaacatgtaggtatcatcaataaagtggcatggaacataagaaattatcgatacgttggagacgtattagcatccccaagcttagttcctgctcgtcccgagtaggtaaacgataacaaagataatttctggagtgacatgccatcataatcttgatcatactattgtaagcacatgtaatgaatgcagagatccaagcaatgtaaatgacatgagtaaacaaatgaatcatatagcaaagacttttcatgaatagtactttcaagacaagcatcaataagtcttgcataagagttaactcataaagcaataatttcaaagtaaaggcattgaagcaacacaaaggaagattaagtttcagcggttgctttcaacttgtaacatgtatatctcatggatattgtcaacataaagtaatataataagtgcaatatgcaagtatgtaggaatcaatgcacagttttttttgacacctctaCTGTatgggaatcaatgcacagttcacacaagtgtttgcttcttgagatggagagaaataggtgaactgactcaacataaaagtagaagaaaggcccttctcagagggaagcatcgattgctatatttgtgctagagctttgattttgaaaacaagaaacaattttgtcaacggtagtaataaagcatatgcatcatgtaaattatatcctacaagttgcaagcctcatgcatagtatactaatagtgcccgcaccttgtcctaattagctcggattacctggattatcaccgcaatacatatgttttaaccaagtgtcacaaaggggtacctctatgtcactttgtacaaaggtctaaggagaaagctcgcattggatttctcgcttttgattattctcaacttagacatccataccgggacaacatagacaatagataatggactcctctttaatgcataagcattcaacaacaattaattttctcatatgagattgaggatatttgtccaaaactgaaacttccaccatggatcatggctttagttagcggcccaatgttcttctctaacagtatgcatgctcaaaccactcaactcatggtaaatcgcccttacttcagacaagacggacatgcatagcaactcacatgatattcaacaaagagtagttgatggcgtccccaggaacatggttatcgcacaacaagcaacttataagaaataaaatgcataagtacatattcaataccacaatagtttttaggctatttgtcccatgagctatatattgcaaaggtaaaggatagaaatttaaaggtagcactcaagcaatttactttggaatggcggagaaataccatgtagtaggtaggtatggtggacacaaatggcatagtggttggctcaaggattttggatgcatgagaagtattccctctcgatacaaagtttaggctagcaaggctatttgaaacaaacacaagtatgaagcggtacagcaaaactcacataaaaaacatattgtaaacattataagactctacaccgtcttccttgttgttcgacccttactagaaattatctagaccttagagagaccaattatgcaaaccaaa
It includes:
- the LOC139830178 gene encoding uncharacterized protein, with amino-acid sequence MIAEEEKPVIGGSTPGRRKSMPRQRMEGYCMLYADYSTDDPLHDVIVFRRRFRMSRKLFLKIVENLREIEYFKLKRDVVGELESTVALRMLVDVFQKVVKGNAPPVQFEINGHQYDKDYYLADSIYPRWSIFVKTISNPLPGGKKAWFAQMQEAARKDVEMSERKFPVFDTEAYERIDPLADVDHNVPPAFAAFLARRQEVRDSNTHHQLQDDLVEHLWILKGGI